The following are encoded in a window of Vigna unguiculata cultivar IT97K-499-35 chromosome 8, ASM411807v1, whole genome shotgun sequence genomic DNA:
- the LOC114194451 gene encoding protein FAM135B-like isoform X2 — protein MLEAVQEIAIYIHRFHNLDLFQQGWYQIKLTMRWEDDEDVSFGIPARVVQYEAHDLRASSIYGIWRIDDTDNSFSTQPFRIKYARQDIHLCMMISFKLSLSRFEVLPTTGVILKFELMYAPTFENGADLQASLDAYPAAVHEFRIPPKALLGLHSYCPVHFDALHAVLVDVSVHVSLLKAASNQSASKVPSFSRNAAFVADRSYDSLNQVSSDVASVKLKNAMLVKALLTAHDILFEELQKLSKAVGQAIDVSQVLSKRNSMKLINCVPQFDQFTTEVEISGQDKPQNGPEGGNGALASENAEKLSSLSTRELLNCYHSVGNQLLYLWNIFLKFHRDNKIKILEFLHETWAKDRKAEWSIWMVYSKVEMPHHYINSQSDESPHRAANKRISSMWKLPDEPPETAATRAELRRRSIAQMRINNRSIQDMHIFGDPLHIPIVIVERVMNAPRRTISDNSYLRNLELTSIQTGLNLDSANDISAPQSSPRVLKIVVFVHGFQGHHLDLRLIRNQWLLLDPKIEYLMSETNEDKTSGDFREMGRRLAKEVVSFVKKKMDKAAKYGSLGDIRLSFVGHSIGNLIIRTALAESMMEPFLRYLHTYVSVSGPHLGYLYSSNSLFNSGLWLLKKLKGTQCIHQLTFTDDQDIQNTFLYKLCKRKTLSHFRNIILLSSPQDGYVPYHSARIESCQAASHDNSKKGRVFLEMLNDCLDQIRANPSERRVFIRCDVNFDATSYGKNLNSMIGRAAHIEFLESDTFARFIMWSFPELFR, from the exons ATGTTGGAAGCTGTACAGGAGATTGCCATCTACATTCATAGGTTTCACAATCTTGACCTTTTCCAGCAAGG ATGGTATCAGATTAAACTTACTATGAGATgggaagatgatgaagatgtaTCTTTTGGAATCCCAGCTAGAGTTGTTCAATATGAAG CTCATGATCTGCGTGCTAGCAGTATATACGGTATTTGGAGGATTGATGACACGGACAATAGTTTCTCGACCCAGCCCTTTCGGATAAAATATGCTAGGCAGGACATTCATTTATGTATGATGATCTCATTCAAATTATCCCTAAGTAGATTTGAG GTTTTACCTACAACAGGTgtaattttaaagtttgagcTTATGTATGCTCCTACATTTGAAAATGG TGCTGACTTGCAAGCTTCTTTGGATGCTTACCCAGCTGCTGTCCATGAATTCCGAATTCCTCCTAAAGCTCTTCTAGGATTGCATTCATATTGTCCTGTACATTTTGATGCTTTACATGCAGTGCTGGTTGATGTCAGTGTACATGTAAGTTTACTGAAAGCTGCCTCTAACCAATCTGCATCGAAGGTACCCAG CTTTTCTCGCAATGCTGCATTTGTTGCTGATAGAAGTTATGACTCATTGAACCAA GTTTCGAGTGATGTTGCCTCTGTAAAGTTGAAAAATGCCATGCTTGTTAAAGCATTACTAACAGCTCATGATATATTATTTGAAGAACTGCAAAAGCTTAGCAAAGCAGTTGGTCAAGCTATAGATGTTTCACAGGTTCTGTCCAAACGGAACAGTATGAAGTTAATAAACTGTGTTCCGCAATTTGATCAGTTTACAACTGAAGTTGAAATTTCAGGTCAAGACAAGCCACAAAATGGTCCCGAG GGTGGAAATGGAGCTCTAGCTTCTGAGAATGCTGAAAAGCTTAGTTCTTTGTCAACGAGAGAGCTGTTGAACTGTTATCATTCAGTGGGAAATCAATTGTTGTATTTATGGAACATATTTCTGAAGTTCCACAG GGATAACAAAATAAAGATTCTAGAATTTTTGCATGAGACATGGGCTAAGGATCGAAAAGCTGAATGGTCAATATGGATGGTGTACTCTAAGGTTGAGATGCCTCATCATTATATAAACAGCCAGAGTGATGAGTCTCCCCATCGTGCAGCTAACAAAAGAATTTCCAGTATGTGGAAGCTACCTGATGAG CCTCCTGAGACTGCTGCTACACGTGCAGAACTTCGTCGAAGAAGCATAGCACAAATGAGG ATTAACAACCGGTCAATTCAAGATATGCACATATTTGGAGATCCTTTACACATACCAATTGTGATTGTTGAACGTGTGATGAATGCACCACGCCGAACTATCAGTGATAATTCATACTTGAGAAATTTAGAACTCACTAGCATACAAACTGGGCTCAACTTGGACTCGGCAAACGATATATCTGCTCCACAAAGTAGTCCTCGTGTCTTGAAGATTGTTGTGTTTGTTCATGGGTTTCAG GGGCATCATTTGGATCTACGGCTTATTCGAAACCAGTGGCTTCTGTTAGACCCCAAGATAGAATATCTTATGTCAGAGACTAATGAGGATAAAACTTCAGGAGACTTCAGAGAAATGGGTCGGCGGCTAGCTAAGGAAGttgtttcttttgttaaaaagaaaatggataAAGCCGCAAAATATGGGAGTTTAGGAGATATTAGACTAAGTTTTGTTGGACATTCTATTGGTAACCTCATTATAAGAACAGCACTAGCAG AGAGCATGATGGAACCATTTCTAAGATATCTACATACATATGTTTCGGTATCTGGTCCACACTTAGGGTATCTTTACAGTTCAAACTCTTTGTTTAATTCTGGATTGTGGCTTTTGAAGAAACTAAAAGGTACACAGTGTATTCATCAACTAACCTTCACAGATGATCAAGATATTCAAAATACATTCCTCTATAAACTATGCAAG CGGAAGACCTTGAGTCATTTTAGAAATATAATCTTGCTATCTTCCCCTCAG gATGGTTATGTGCCTTACCATTCTGCTAGAATTGAGTCATGCCAGGCTGCTTCACATGACAATTCAAAGAAGGGTAGAGTGTTCCTAGAGATGCTGAATGATTGTTTGGACCAAATTCGTGCCAATCCCTCTGAACGTCGAGTTTTCATTCGTTGTGATGTTAATTTTGATGCCACTTCCTACGGCAAGAATTTAAACTCTATGATTGGAAGGGCTGCTCATATTGAATTTCTGGAGTCTGACACTTTTGCAAGGTTCATAATGTGGTCATTTCCGGAATTATTTCGGTAG
- the LOC114194812 gene encoding uncharacterized protein LOC114194812: MVNDGYGMNLACKLNEMVGVKVAWYWHELKSQIYGLREMDGYRTTEKEMKTVNYQEMVAPQFHNGSTGTYVFSAWTSDNFKQTGCYNLQCSGFVQISQDNFIGSQLHKISVYGGQMADITISITMDRYTKNWWLSVVGHDIGYYPAELFSNMASADRVGWGGRTVTPPGLPSPQMGSGIFPDGNFLHAAYFKFISFQNEDRKDVAPNKHMIDAFVDKFDCFNTTEKKEEISEVFSYLEDPVACVAIDDRNIQLSKVENEST; the protein is encoded by the exons ATGGTGAATGATGGGTATGGTATGAATTTGGCATGCAaactaaatgagatggttggtgttaaagtggcatggtattggcatgaaCTGAAATCCCAGATCTATGGTTTGAGAGAAATGGATGGGTATAGAACCACtgagaaagaaatgaaaacgGTGAATTATCAAGAGATG GTGGCTCCACAATTTCACAATGGTAGTACTGGAACTTACGTCTTCTCAGCATGGACA TCGGATAATTTCAAGCAGACAGGATGTTATAATCTTCAGTGTTCAGGTTTTGTCCAAATTAGTCAGGATAATTTCATTGGTTCACAGTTGCACAAGATATCTGTCTACGGAGGGCAAATGGCAGATATTACAATTTCTATTACTATG GATCGATATACTAAAAATTGGTGGTTGAGTGTTGTTGGACATGATATTGGATATTATCCAGCAGAATTATTCTCAAACATGGCCTCAGCAGATCGAGTGGGATGGGGTGGGAGAACAGTTACTCCTCCTGGTCTTCCCAGTCCTCAAATGGgatctggaatttttccagatgGAAACTTTCTTCATGCTGCTTACTTTAAGTTTATCTCCTTTCAAAATGAAGATAGAAAAGATGTAGCACCTAACAAACACATGATAGATGCATTTGTCGACAAATTCGATTGTTTCAACACTACGGAGAAAAAGGAGGAGATTTCGGAAGTATTCTCCTATTTGGAGGACCCGGTGGCATGTGTGGCGATTGATGATAGGAATATACAGCTCTCTAAAGTTGAAAATGAATCAACATAG
- the LOC114194451 gene encoding protein FAM135B-like isoform X1, which yields MAHSFKVRAVSMLEAVQEIAIYIHRFHNLDLFQQGWYQIKLTMRWEDDEDVSFGIPARVVQYEAHDLRASSIYGIWRIDDTDNSFSTQPFRIKYARQDIHLCMMISFKLSLSRFEVLPTTGVILKFELMYAPTFENGADLQASLDAYPAAVHEFRIPPKALLGLHSYCPVHFDALHAVLVDVSVHVSLLKAASNQSASKVPSFSRNAAFVADRSYDSLNQVSSDVASVKLKNAMLVKALLTAHDILFEELQKLSKAVGQAIDVSQVLSKRNSMKLINCVPQFDQFTTEVEISGQDKPQNGPEGGNGALASENAEKLSSLSTRELLNCYHSVGNQLLYLWNIFLKFHRDNKIKILEFLHETWAKDRKAEWSIWMVYSKVEMPHHYINSQSDESPHRAANKRISSMWKLPDEPPETAATRAELRRRSIAQMRINNRSIQDMHIFGDPLHIPIVIVERVMNAPRRTISDNSYLRNLELTSIQTGLNLDSANDISAPQSSPRVLKIVVFVHGFQGHHLDLRLIRNQWLLLDPKIEYLMSETNEDKTSGDFREMGRRLAKEVVSFVKKKMDKAAKYGSLGDIRLSFVGHSIGNLIIRTALAESMMEPFLRYLHTYVSVSGPHLGYLYSSNSLFNSGLWLLKKLKGTQCIHQLTFTDDQDIQNTFLYKLCKRKTLSHFRNIILLSSPQDGYVPYHSARIESCQAASHDNSKKGRVFLEMLNDCLDQIRANPSERRVFIRCDVNFDATSYGKNLNSMIGRAAHIEFLESDTFARFIMWSFPELFR from the exons ATGGCACACTCTTTTAAGGTCAGGGCGGTGTCTATGTTGGAAGCTGTACAGGAGATTGCCATCTACATTCATAGGTTTCACAATCTTGACCTTTTCCAGCAAGG ATGGTATCAGATTAAACTTACTATGAGATgggaagatgatgaagatgtaTCTTTTGGAATCCCAGCTAGAGTTGTTCAATATGAAG CTCATGATCTGCGTGCTAGCAGTATATACGGTATTTGGAGGATTGATGACACGGACAATAGTTTCTCGACCCAGCCCTTTCGGATAAAATATGCTAGGCAGGACATTCATTTATGTATGATGATCTCATTCAAATTATCCCTAAGTAGATTTGAG GTTTTACCTACAACAGGTgtaattttaaagtttgagcTTATGTATGCTCCTACATTTGAAAATGG TGCTGACTTGCAAGCTTCTTTGGATGCTTACCCAGCTGCTGTCCATGAATTCCGAATTCCTCCTAAAGCTCTTCTAGGATTGCATTCATATTGTCCTGTACATTTTGATGCTTTACATGCAGTGCTGGTTGATGTCAGTGTACATGTAAGTTTACTGAAAGCTGCCTCTAACCAATCTGCATCGAAGGTACCCAG CTTTTCTCGCAATGCTGCATTTGTTGCTGATAGAAGTTATGACTCATTGAACCAA GTTTCGAGTGATGTTGCCTCTGTAAAGTTGAAAAATGCCATGCTTGTTAAAGCATTACTAACAGCTCATGATATATTATTTGAAGAACTGCAAAAGCTTAGCAAAGCAGTTGGTCAAGCTATAGATGTTTCACAGGTTCTGTCCAAACGGAACAGTATGAAGTTAATAAACTGTGTTCCGCAATTTGATCAGTTTACAACTGAAGTTGAAATTTCAGGTCAAGACAAGCCACAAAATGGTCCCGAG GGTGGAAATGGAGCTCTAGCTTCTGAGAATGCTGAAAAGCTTAGTTCTTTGTCAACGAGAGAGCTGTTGAACTGTTATCATTCAGTGGGAAATCAATTGTTGTATTTATGGAACATATTTCTGAAGTTCCACAG GGATAACAAAATAAAGATTCTAGAATTTTTGCATGAGACATGGGCTAAGGATCGAAAAGCTGAATGGTCAATATGGATGGTGTACTCTAAGGTTGAGATGCCTCATCATTATATAAACAGCCAGAGTGATGAGTCTCCCCATCGTGCAGCTAACAAAAGAATTTCCAGTATGTGGAAGCTACCTGATGAG CCTCCTGAGACTGCTGCTACACGTGCAGAACTTCGTCGAAGAAGCATAGCACAAATGAGG ATTAACAACCGGTCAATTCAAGATATGCACATATTTGGAGATCCTTTACACATACCAATTGTGATTGTTGAACGTGTGATGAATGCACCACGCCGAACTATCAGTGATAATTCATACTTGAGAAATTTAGAACTCACTAGCATACAAACTGGGCTCAACTTGGACTCGGCAAACGATATATCTGCTCCACAAAGTAGTCCTCGTGTCTTGAAGATTGTTGTGTTTGTTCATGGGTTTCAG GGGCATCATTTGGATCTACGGCTTATTCGAAACCAGTGGCTTCTGTTAGACCCCAAGATAGAATATCTTATGTCAGAGACTAATGAGGATAAAACTTCAGGAGACTTCAGAGAAATGGGTCGGCGGCTAGCTAAGGAAGttgtttcttttgttaaaaagaaaatggataAAGCCGCAAAATATGGGAGTTTAGGAGATATTAGACTAAGTTTTGTTGGACATTCTATTGGTAACCTCATTATAAGAACAGCACTAGCAG AGAGCATGATGGAACCATTTCTAAGATATCTACATACATATGTTTCGGTATCTGGTCCACACTTAGGGTATCTTTACAGTTCAAACTCTTTGTTTAATTCTGGATTGTGGCTTTTGAAGAAACTAAAAGGTACACAGTGTATTCATCAACTAACCTTCACAGATGATCAAGATATTCAAAATACATTCCTCTATAAACTATGCAAG CGGAAGACCTTGAGTCATTTTAGAAATATAATCTTGCTATCTTCCCCTCAG gATGGTTATGTGCCTTACCATTCTGCTAGAATTGAGTCATGCCAGGCTGCTTCACATGACAATTCAAAGAAGGGTAGAGTGTTCCTAGAGATGCTGAATGATTGTTTGGACCAAATTCGTGCCAATCCCTCTGAACGTCGAGTTTTCATTCGTTGTGATGTTAATTTTGATGCCACTTCCTACGGCAAGAATTTAAACTCTATGATTGGAAGGGCTGCTCATATTGAATTTCTGGAGTCTGACACTTTTGCAAGGTTCATAATGTGGTCATTTCCGGAATTATTTCGGTAG